The genomic segment taacaaagagtcacatggggtcaccctatagtggctgaattgctgcctggagtttgtggcagcatggggagaccatgtagtgtctgaatggcacagcctggagttggctgaagcatgagaccatatagtgtctggcagcagcatgagtatatagtgctggcagcagcatgaaaagagaccataaagtggaattccaacgtgtggcaatgtcacaaatcagattttgttaggggatactgttctgacgctgcagctcaaggagggtgtgctttgcggtgtacgagtggctgaagtgcatgcaaagtttccttcctattattagaatgtcttgcaaatggggggcacacttcaggaactgcttcacaaccagattgagcaCGTGGGCCATGCAGggggcatggctcagccttccctgccGCAgctcatgcaagatgttcttcccgttgtcagttaccatggttcccatttccagttttcatggagtaagccatgctccgatttctttacgaattacttttagcagttcctcccctgtgtgactccatttgccgAATTCgtggaatcggccgaatcaaaactTTCAATAATTAGCCCATCTCTAATCACCATAGCTCTAAGTCTATTTTTATTGCATATAGTGGAAACGGTAAGCAGTacgtaaaacatttttattttctttacatgAGTGATTTGCAGTATATTTAATAAAAGTCTGCAATTTTCTTCAAAGACCCAACTTTGGAATTTGTAGATCCCCAACTGGCACATTTTCTATATTCACCAGGTCTAAGGAAATACTGATTTCCCCTAAAACCGGGTTCTTCAAAAAAGACCCAGTAACCATCAAGAACATTGCAGGACAATATATCATTGGTATGAAAACTATCATAAATGTTTGAACAATCGTTAAGGTACTCCTTCATCTGGCCACGGAAGTCTTCTCTCTCATACAACCTAATTTTGTAAGATCCACGATGCTGTAAGGAAGAAATAGAACATAAGATGACATATTTTAAAACCTAGTCAGCAAGTGaattaaaactttaaaaaaaaggatACTAAATgcttttaaataatattttagaACTACAACTTACCATAACTATCCATAGTATAACAGGCAAGTAAAGAAATTATGATATATATGACCCTATGGGAGCTGTGTGGAGCATACATTTACAGAGCTATTATACCTGTTTACTTTATGTGTTTTGGGATGTTTTTATGTACCTATGTCAGCTCAGACCACAAGCTCTTCCTGAACTGATTGGCAGTTCAGCaccttaaggctatgttcacacactggaatgccacacagaaaatctctgtgcagacattccataGACTGTGGACGCCAGCATAATATGCCAACACTACTACTGCACAGGAATgctccatctcatagacagctctGCATTCCATGCGGTGTCcgtagaaagaatgaacaggtttattctttctgcacacacggaaaacggaatttccatgccggaaacatctggcatggtaATTCCTCCATGTAcaaaatgcagcagaatcccattgaattcaactctgctgcagcggaattttgcacagaaattccaaCTTGTGAACATGGGCTGCAGGCCCAATTACACAGGCCAAATAGCCAAACAGGTTATTATTACCATGTGCTATTTGGCCAGAAACAGCAATTAGCCAAGAAACAAGCAAACACTTATCTGCCAGCTGATCGCTCATATGATGCACATCTCTCCATGTTAGGGGGTGTGCAGTCAACGAACAACTAAAGCAAAGGACTGCACATGTGATTAAGTGATTGTTCCTGCAGCCCTCTCTACATGATAGATGAGGGTAGGGCTGCAGTCTACAAGATTGGAACTTCCTTACACAGCACATCGGCCCATGTAATAGAGCCCTCCCCACTTCTCTTTCCTCTTCCCACATTCAACATTAACCCTTTTCTTCTCCCTGTCTACTAATTACAGTATCATTCTAGATATTTTTTGGAAGGAACTAGAAGAGCAAAATATAGGTAAGGAAGTGAAAGctaaccatacatacatattcatATAACATGGTGTAACATAAAATTAAACATAGTCGGATAAAAAATGCATACATAAAACACATTGATatcactttacatttttttttttcatatttgctATATACTGTAATCTAAGCCTTGGTCAAAAATACTTACCAAGCTTTATTATGTGAATGAGAAAATTTGTAAATCTCTCAGCAGAGTAGAACTTAAAG from the Hyla sarda isolate aHylSar1 chromosome 8, aHylSar1.hap1, whole genome shotgun sequence genome contains:
- the LOC130284356 gene encoding gamma-crystallin M2-like isoform X2, with protein sequence MVIIFYEDRNFQGKSHECSGDNADLHAFFAHCNSIRVENGCWVIYERSNYMGHQYYLKKGDYPDYQSWLGLNDSIRSCHSIPHHRGSYKIRLYEREDFRGQMKEYLNDCSNIYDSFHTNDILSCNVLDGYWVFFEEPGFRGNQYFLRPGEYRKCASWGSTNSKVGSLKKIADFY
- the LOC130284356 gene encoding gamma-crystallin M2-like isoform X3 yields the protein MIIFYEDRNFQGKSHECSGDNADLHAFFAHCNSIRVENGCWVIYERSNYMGHQYYLKKGDYPDYQSWLGLNDSIRSCHSIPHHRGSYKIRLYEREDFRGQMKEYLNDCSNIYDSFHTNDILSCNVLDGYWVFFEEPGFRGNQYFLRPGEYRKCASWGSTNSKVGSLKKIADFY